The Gemmatimonadaceae bacterium genome segment TGCCTCCGGAGTTGGGGTAGAACGGCAGTCAGACCGATCCGTCCCGCGGATGTTAAGGCCGGGTCGCGTGAGCCGCGGTGATGCACGCTTCGTCCAGTCTGCCGCCGACGCGGACTCAGCCGCGCTCGAGCCTCGCTGCCTTCTCCCGCCCTCGCGATTCGGCATATCGGCCACTAACACCAGCATAGTGCCGAGCAGCGGCCATCCACCGTCAAGCGCAAGGTTCATGGTGGAAAGTCACCATGACCCGCCGTCGAGCTACCCGAGCGACCTCGAATATGTCGCCTTCCAGACGTCGACCTTCTCGAGGACATCGCGCACGGCGATGCGCGGCATTCGGTCGAGACGGTTCTCCATGCTGATCGGGTAGTCCTCCCCGGGCTCTCCGTAGGCGTCGACGATGAGGTCGTGGAACTTGCGCCAGGGGCCGGTGCGCTTGGGGTTGGTGTAGCCGATCAGCGAGATCACCGGGCGGTCCAGCGCCACCGAGATATGCAACGGCCCGGTGTCCGGCGCGACGACGAGCGCCGAAGCATCGAGAATGCCCACCAGCCGGCGCAGGCCACTCCCCAGCATGCTCGTCGGTTTGTGCCTGGCTCTCTCCATGATCACGCGCTCGGCAGCGAGCTCCCTGGGCGATCTCCCTCCGACGAGCACCGGTTGCAGTCCGTAGTCGTGCCACAACACATCAGCGAGTTCGGCCCAGCGCTCCGGCATCCAGTCCTTCTGCGGCTTGCTGGTCGCGATCACCATCGCCACGGCGGGGCGCGAGAGCGAGGCGGTGAACTCCTGCTGCCACGCGCGTTCGTTGTCCCAGGGCCCGAGGTGCCAGGCGACCGGCTCGCTGGCGATGCCTAACGCGCTCACGAACTCGAGGTACTGGTCCTGTACGTGCTGCCCCACCGGATGCGCCGGAATGCGATCGGTGGTGAAGAGCCAGTTGGCGTCGCGGGCCCGCGCGCGATCAAAGCCGAGCTTCACGGGTGCGCGCGTGAACGAGGTCACGAGACCGGCCTTGAAGTAGACCTGCAACGCGATCACGAGATCGAACGGCCGCTGGCGGAGTTCGCGACGAACGTCGAGAAACGCGCGCCAGCCCTTCGAGCGGTCAAACTCCACGATGTCGTCGACGTGCCGATGCCCGCGCACGAGCGTCGCAGGCCCGGGTTGCAACACCCAGGTGACGTGCGTGGACGGCGAGTGTCGCTTGAGTGCGTCGAGCACGGGGAGCACGTGCACGGCGTCGCCCACGGCGCTCATCATCACGATGCCGACCCGGTCGAGCGCCGCGGTCACTCCCACGGCATGTACTCCTCCAGCGCCGTGGCGCGGTCGTTCGCGCGCCGCGCCTCCTCGTGGCCAAGGAGACGTTCGATCTCCGCGAAGTCCTCGTCGGTCAGCGCCGGTTCGCCGCGGGCGTGGAACTTCTGCATGGA includes the following:
- a CDS encoding glycosyltransferase family 9 protein; translated protein: MGVTAALDRVGIVMMSAVGDAVHVLPVLDALKRHSPSTHVTWVLQPGPATLVRGHRHVDDIVEFDRSKGWRAFLDVRRELRQRPFDLVIALQVYFKAGLVTSFTRAPVKLGFDRARARDANWLFTTDRIPAHPVGQHVQDQYLEFVSALGIASEPVAWHLGPWDNERAWQQEFTASLSRPAVAMVIATSKPQKDWMPERWAELADVLWHDYGLQPVLVGGRSPRELAAERVIMERARHKPTSMLGSGLRRLVGILDASALVVAPDTGPLHISVALDRPVISLIGYTNPKRTGPWRKFHDLIVDAYGEPGEDYPISMENRLDRMPRIAVRDVLEKVDVWKATYSRSLG